A genomic region of Vitis vinifera cultivar Pinot Noir 40024 chromosome 7, ASM3070453v1 contains the following coding sequences:
- the LOC100249721 gene encoding YTH domain-containing protein ECT2-like has product MVYILMNEWSDGVEMPPSVYGDIYHHGFGYPYRTYPPPGSPIPTMGHDGQLYGPQHYRYPTPYYQPQAPNVTVDQVPLSIEAAKGNTNNLVNGGNVNGNNGPKALRPSHQNSSLSSNGSYGRTSLPTGVPSSGYQDPRFGFDGTRSLIPLADMFSDGQSKYVVSVGFSSPVSHANNFPSRRNHNFHPIPQLMHARSASSLGQASRFMSRMYPNKKMYDQYGNAFRTGSGFGSNGYDSRTSGRGWLTVDSRYKNKSRANSVLGYGNNLSGKIPDLIRN; this is encoded by the exons ATGGTTTACATACTAATGAACGAGTGGAGTGATGGGGTTGAGATGCCTCCTAGTGTTTACGGTGATATATATCATCATGGTTTTGGTTATCCATATAGAACTTATCCCCCACCAGGTTCACCTATTCCCACCATGGGACATGATGGTCAGTTGTATGGACCACAACATTATCGGTATCCTACTCCTTATTACCAGCCTCAAGCTCCAAATG TTACAGTCGACCAAGTTCCTTTATCTATTGAAGCGGCTAAAGGAAATACAAATAATCTAGTAAATGGTGGGAATGTGAATGGAAATAATGGCCCAAAAGCACTTAGACCGAGCCACCAAAACTCATCTTTAAGTTCAAATGGTTCCTATGGAAGGACATCGCTGCCAACAGGTGTTCCATCTTCAGGTTATCAGGATCCAAGGTTTGGGTTTGATGGAACTAGATCATTGATCCCTTTGGCAGATATGTTTTCCGATGGTCAGTCCAAATATGTAGTGAGTGTGGGTTTCTCATCACCAGTTTCTCATGCCAACAACTTTCCATCTAGAAGGAATCATAATTTTCACCCCATTCCCCAACTGATGCATGCAAGGTCGGCATCTAGCTTGGGCCAGGCTTCTAGATTCATGAGTCGCATGTACCCAAACAAGAAGATGTATGACCAGTATGGGAATGCATTCCGGACAGGTTCTGGATTTGGATCTAATGGTTATGATTCAAGAACAAGTGGGCGTGGCTGGTTGACCGTTGACAGTAGGTACAAAAACAAGAGTCGAGCCAATAGTGTCCTTGGCTATGGGAATAATTTATCTGGGAAAATACCTGATTTAATTAGGAACTAG